The Quercus robur chromosome 7, dhQueRobu3.1, whole genome shotgun sequence genome has a segment encoding these proteins:
- the LOC126692618 gene encoding 2,3-bisphosphoglycerate-independent phosphoglycerate mutase, protein MGSSWKLADHPKLPKGKTVAVVVLDGWGEAKPDQYNCIHVAETPTMDSLKKGDPDKWRLVKAHGSAVGLPTEDDMGNSEVGHNALGAGRIFAQGAKLVDLALESGKIYDGEGFKYISECFEKGTLHLIGLLSDGGVHSRLDQLLLLLKGSSERGAKRIRVHILTDGRDVLDGSSVAFVETLENYLAELRGKGVDAQIASGGGRMYVTMDRYENDWEVVKRGWDAQVLGEAPFKFRNAVEGVKQLRAAPKASDQYLPPFVIADESGKPVGPIVDGDAVVTINFRADRMVMVAKAFEYEDFDKFDRVRVPKIRYAGMLQYDGELKLPSHYLVSPPEIDRTSGEYLVHNGVRTFACSETVKFGHVTFFWNGNRSGYFNEELEEYVEIPSDSGITFNVQPKMKALEIGEKVRDAILSGKFDQVRVNIPNGDMVGHTGDIEATVVACKAADEAVKMILDAIEQVGGIYVVTADHGNAEDMVKRNKTGQPQLDKGGKIQILTSHTCQPVPIAIGGPGLAPGCRFRRDIPTGGLANVAATVMNLHGFEAPGDYEPTLIEVVDI, encoded by the exons atgGGAAGCTCGTGGAAATTGGCGGATCACCCGAAGCTTCCAAAGGGTAAGACCGTTGCCGTGGTGGTTCTCGATGGTTGGGGCGAGGCCAAGCCTGATCAGTACAACTGCATCCATGTCGCCGAGACTCCCACTATGGATTCCCTCAAAAag GGTGATCCTGATAAATGGAGGTTGGTTAAGGCCCATGGTTCTGCCGTAGGTCTTCCAACAGAGGATGACATGGGCAACAGTGAAGTTGGTCACAACGCACTTGGGGCTGGTCGCATCTTCGCTCAAGG TGCAAAGCTTGTTGACCTAGCTCTTGAATCTGGAAAAATTTATGATGGAGAAGGTTTTAAGTATATAAGTGAATGCTTTGAAAAAGGCACTTTGCATCTCATTGGGCTATTGAGTGATGGAGGAGTCCACTCCAGGCTTGATCAGTTGCTG TTGTTGCTTAAAGGATCTAGCGAGCGTGGTGCTAAAAGAATCCGCGTTCATATTCTTACTGATGGGCGTGATGTTTTGGACGGTTCAAGTGTGGCATTTGTAGAAACACTTGAGAATTACCTTGCAGAATTACGTGGGAAGGGTGTTGATGCACAGATTGCATCTGGTGGTGGTCGTATGTACGTCACAATGGATCGTTATGAG AATGATTGGGAAGTGGTCAAACGAGGATGGGATGCCCAAGTGCTGGGTGAAGCcccttttaaatttagaaatgcTGTTGAAGGTGTGAAGCAGCTGAGGGCAGCCCCTAAAGCCAGCGATCAATACTTGCCTCCTTTTGTTATTGCCGATGAGAGTGGGAAACCTGTTGGTCCTATAGTTGATGGTGATGCTGTGGTTACAATCAACTTTCGAGCAGATCGTATGGTTATGGTTGCCAAGGCTTTTGAATATGAAGATTTTGACAAGTTTGATAGAGTGCGAGTACCTAAAATCCGTTATGCTGGAATGCTTCAATATGATGGTGAATTGAAGCTTCCAAGCCATTACCTTGTTTCTCCACCAGAGATAGATAGAACATCTGGTGAATATCTAGTGCACAATGGTGTCCGTACGTTTGCTTGCAG TGAGACTGTCAAATTTGGTCATGTCACTTTCTTTTGGAATGGAAACCGCTCTGGGTATTTCAACGAAGAACTGGAGGAATACGTTGAAATTCCAAGTGATTCTGGAATTACATTCAACGTCCAGCCAAAGATGAAGGCATTGGAGATTGGTGAAAAAGTGAGAGATGCTATACTTAGCGGAAAATTTGACCAG GTACGTGTTAACATACCAAATGGTGACATGGTGGGACATACAGGTGATATTGAGGCCACAGTTGTGGCTTGCAAGGCTGCTGATGAAGCTGTCAAG ATGATCCTTGATGCAATAGAGCAAGTTGGTGGAATTTATGTTGTTACTGCAGATCATGGTAATGCTGAGGACATGGTGAAGAGGAACAAAACAGGGCAACCTCAACTTGACAAGGGTGGCAAAATTCAAATACTCACTTCTCATACTTGTCAGCCA GTGCCAATTGCAATTGGAGGTCCTGGATTAGCACCTGGTTGCAGATTCCGCAGGGATATTCCTACTGGTGGGCTAGCCAATGTTGCTGCAACTGTTATGAATCTCCATGGATTTGAGGCTCCTGGTGACTATGAGCCAACCCTTATTGAAGTTGTTGATATCTAG
- the LOC126692619 gene encoding transcription termination factor MTERF4, chloroplastic isoform X2 has protein sequence MTSISILLLRRTTKPIKKIIFPIPIPDPTTQIPHFTQNHPSCPCPPRPYQIIHSFSTQSSKFPEYEMPSVTWGVIQGRKERLVSRVIICDYLKTLGIISDELEQLELPSTVDVMRERVEFLQKLGLTIDDINQYPLMLACSVRKNIIPVLGYLEKIGIPRSKLGEFVNNYPQVLHASVVVELAPVVKFLRGLDVEKQDIGYVLGKYPELLGFKLEGTMSTSVAYLVSIGVRPRDIGPMVTQYPYLLGMRVGTMIKPLVDYLVSLGLPKTILARMLEKRAYILGYDLEETVKPNVECLLSFGIRKEALASVIAQYPQILGLPLKAKLSSQQYFFNLKLKIDPQGFAQVIEKMPQIVSLHQHVIMKPVEFLLARALPSEDVAKMVVKCPQLVASRVELMKNSYYFFKSEMGRPLKELVEFPEYFTYSLESRIKPRYQRLKSKGIRCSLNWLLNCSDQRFEERLQGDYIETESIGPTFCMGGKLELPGNEIVSDEEDESEDEVLFRRTVSL, from the exons ATGAC CTCTATATCTATACTCCTCCTCAGAAGAACCACTAAACCCAtcaaaaaaatcatcttccCAATCCCAATCCCAGACCCAACAACACAAATCCCTCATTTCACCCAaaaccacccatcatgtccatgTCCTCCACGACCGTACCAAATTATTCACTCTTTTTCAACTCAGTCCTCCAAATTCCCCGAATACGAAATGCCCTCTGTCACCTGGGGTGTCATCCAGGGCCGTAAAGAAAGGCTCGTTTCTCGTGTCATCATTTGTGATTACCTCAAAACTTTAGGCATAATTTCCGACGAACTCGAACAACTCGAGCTCCCCTCCACCGTCGACGTCATGAGGGAGCGTGTCGAGTTCTTACAAAAGCTAGGATTGACCATTGATGATATTAACCAATACCCATTAATGCTAGCCTGTAGTGTGCGCAAGAATATCATTCCTGTCTTGGGTTACTTGGAGAAAATTGGGATTCCCAGGTCTAAACTAGGAGAGTTTGTTAACAACTACCCTCAAGTATTGCACGCTAGCGTTGTCGTTGAGCTTGCCCCCGTTGTTAAGTTCCTTCGTGGCCTAGATGTTGAGAAGCAGGATATAGGCTATGTTTTGGGCAAGTATCCTGAGCTTCTTGGGTTTAAGCTTGAAGGGACAATGAGTACTTCTGTTGCCTATCTTGTTAGTATTGGTGTGCGTCCTAGAGATATTGGTCCCATGGTTACACAGTATCCTTATTTGTTGGGGATGAGAGTTGGGACTATGATTAAACCGCTCGTGGATTATTTGGTTTCTTTGGGTTTGCCCAAGACAATTCTAGCTAGGATGTTGGAGAAGCGCGCGTATATACTTGGTTATGATCTTGAAGAGACTGTTAAACCCAATGTGGAATGTTTGCTAAGTTTCGGGATTAGGAAGGAAGCACTTGCTTCTGTTATTGCTCAGTACCCGCAAATCCTTGGCCTGCCTTTGAAAGCTAAGTTGTCTTCGCagcaatactttttcaatttgaagCTCAAGATCGATCCTCAAGGGTTTGCACAAGTGATAGAGAAGATGCCGCAAATAGTTAGCCTTCACCAACATGTGATTATGAAACCTGTTGAGTTCCTCTTGGCGCGGGCATTGCCCTCTGAGGATGTGGCCAAGATGGTTGTGAAATGTCCTCAATTAGTTGCATCGCGAGTTGAGCTCATGAAGAACAGTTATTACTTTTTCAAGAGTGAGATGGGGAGACCTCTGAAAGAACTCGTGGAATTTCCAGAATATTTTACGTATAGCTTGGAGTCCAGGATTAAACCCAGGTACCAGAGGTTAAAGAGCAAGGGAATCCGGTGTTCCTTGAATTGGCTCCTCAACTGCAGTGATCAGAGATTTGAAGAGAGATTGCAGGGTGATTATATTGAAACAGAGAGTATAGGCCCAACATTTTGTATGGGTGGAAAGTTAGAACTACCAGGGAATGAGATTGTGTCAGATGAGGAAGATGAGAGTGAGGATGAAGTACTTTTCAGACGCACTGTATCTCTCTAG
- the LOC126692619 gene encoding transcription termination factor MTERF4, chloroplastic isoform X1: MTSISILLLRRTTKPIKKIIFPIPIPDPTTQIPHFTQNHPSCPCPPRPYQIIHSFSTQSSKFPEYEMPSVTWGVIQGRKERLVSRVIICDYLKTLGIISDELEQLELPSTVDVMRERVEFLQKLGLTIDDINQYPLMLACSVRKNIIPVLGYLEKIGIPRSKLGEFVNNYPQVLHASVVVELAPVVKFLRGLDVEKQDIGYVLGKYPELLGFKLEGTMSTSVAYLVSIGVRPRDIGPMVTQYPYLLGMRVGTMIKPLVDYLVSLGLPKTILARMLEKRAYILGYDLEETVKPNVECLLSFGIRKEALASVIAQYPQILGLPLKAKLSSQQYFFNLKLKIDPQGFAQVIEKMPQIVSLHQHVIMKPVEFLLARALPSEDVAKMVVKCPQLVASRVELMKNSYYFFKSEMGRPLKELVEFPEYFTYSLESRIKPRYQRLKSKGIRCSLNWLLNCSDQRFEERLQGDYIETESIGPTFCMGGKLELPGNEIVSDEEDESEDEVLFRRTVSL; this comes from the coding sequence ATGACCTCTATATCTATACTCCTCCTCAGAAGAACCACTAAACCCAtcaaaaaaatcatcttccCAATCCCAATCCCAGACCCAACAACACAAATCCCTCATTTCACCCAaaaccacccatcatgtccatgTCCTCCACGACCGTACCAAATTATTCACTCTTTTTCAACTCAGTCCTCCAAATTCCCCGAATACGAAATGCCCTCTGTCACCTGGGGTGTCATCCAGGGCCGTAAAGAAAGGCTCGTTTCTCGTGTCATCATTTGTGATTACCTCAAAACTTTAGGCATAATTTCCGACGAACTCGAACAACTCGAGCTCCCCTCCACCGTCGACGTCATGAGGGAGCGTGTCGAGTTCTTACAAAAGCTAGGATTGACCATTGATGATATTAACCAATACCCATTAATGCTAGCCTGTAGTGTGCGCAAGAATATCATTCCTGTCTTGGGTTACTTGGAGAAAATTGGGATTCCCAGGTCTAAACTAGGAGAGTTTGTTAACAACTACCCTCAAGTATTGCACGCTAGCGTTGTCGTTGAGCTTGCCCCCGTTGTTAAGTTCCTTCGTGGCCTAGATGTTGAGAAGCAGGATATAGGCTATGTTTTGGGCAAGTATCCTGAGCTTCTTGGGTTTAAGCTTGAAGGGACAATGAGTACTTCTGTTGCCTATCTTGTTAGTATTGGTGTGCGTCCTAGAGATATTGGTCCCATGGTTACACAGTATCCTTATTTGTTGGGGATGAGAGTTGGGACTATGATTAAACCGCTCGTGGATTATTTGGTTTCTTTGGGTTTGCCCAAGACAATTCTAGCTAGGATGTTGGAGAAGCGCGCGTATATACTTGGTTATGATCTTGAAGAGACTGTTAAACCCAATGTGGAATGTTTGCTAAGTTTCGGGATTAGGAAGGAAGCACTTGCTTCTGTTATTGCTCAGTACCCGCAAATCCTTGGCCTGCCTTTGAAAGCTAAGTTGTCTTCGCagcaatactttttcaatttgaagCTCAAGATCGATCCTCAAGGGTTTGCACAAGTGATAGAGAAGATGCCGCAAATAGTTAGCCTTCACCAACATGTGATTATGAAACCTGTTGAGTTCCTCTTGGCGCGGGCATTGCCCTCTGAGGATGTGGCCAAGATGGTTGTGAAATGTCCTCAATTAGTTGCATCGCGAGTTGAGCTCATGAAGAACAGTTATTACTTTTTCAAGAGTGAGATGGGGAGACCTCTGAAAGAACTCGTGGAATTTCCAGAATATTTTACGTATAGCTTGGAGTCCAGGATTAAACCCAGGTACCAGAGGTTAAAGAGCAAGGGAATCCGGTGTTCCTTGAATTGGCTCCTCAACTGCAGTGATCAGAGATTTGAAGAGAGATTGCAGGGTGATTATATTGAAACAGAGAGTATAGGCCCAACATTTTGTATGGGTGGAAAGTTAGAACTACCAGGGAATGAGATTGTGTCAGATGAGGAAGATGAGAGTGAGGATGAAGTACTTTTCAGACGCACTGTATCTCTCTAG